The following coding sequences are from one Paenibacillus tundrae window:
- a CDS encoding carboxymuconolactone decarboxylase family protein has product MKLRLNYRKANPSAYKAMMALEQYVSGQIEDKVLYELLKIRVSQMNGCSFCLDMHAKDLLKLGDYADHILLLSVWREVPLFTEKERVMLELAETVTEISHQGVPTELINKVREHFSEAELVDLIMAINTINSWNRIAITTGMYPGCFN; this is encoded by the coding sequence ATGAAATTAAGATTGAACTATAGAAAAGCGAACCCAAGTGCGTATAAAGCGATGATGGCACTTGAACAGTATGTATCTGGTCAAATAGAGGACAAGGTTTTATACGAGTTGCTGAAAATCCGGGTATCTCAAATGAATGGTTGTTCCTTTTGCCTAGATATGCACGCTAAAGATCTGTTGAAATTGGGGGATTATGCAGATCATATTCTGCTGTTAAGTGTATGGCGCGAAGTGCCTTTGTTTACAGAAAAAGAACGTGTTATGCTGGAGCTTGCTGAAACGGTGACTGAGATTTCACATCAAGGTGTGCCAACAGAGCTGATTAATAAAGTCCGAGAACACTTCAGTGAAGCAGAACTAGTGGATCTGATCATGGCAATTAATACAATCAATAGCTGGAACCGAATTGCAATTACAACTGGAATGTACCCAGGATGTTTTAATTAA
- a CDS encoding cupin domain-containing protein, with the protein MATSNMDYTSPNTEFTYDVNRNLLFKKDEQNYINSLSIQQLNTLGNTSLLDIFLSTGNVVEPHVHQNATELVYCIRGAAVVSLINPFTNELLNFPITPGQVANVPQGWWHYEIATVDDTHLLAIFDAPVPEAIFGSDILRLTPPSILAHTYCLDEAQVQATLAPIQKTVFIGPPADCVADVSTPSNPVCQPNNQPNNQPNNPPHVNVQPYVQLQTSPQGEHSYGDAVNPAYEHLPHASYMLPTSNYTPYTMQRQLIGNGWRY; encoded by the coding sequence TTGGCAACCTCGAATATGGATTACACGTCACCGAATACTGAATTCACCTATGATGTGAACCGAAATTTACTATTTAAGAAAGACGAACAAAATTATATTAATTCCCTCTCCATTCAACAGTTAAATACCCTCGGCAATACCTCATTGTTAGATATTTTTCTCAGTACGGGCAACGTGGTAGAGCCTCATGTTCATCAGAATGCAACTGAACTGGTCTATTGTATTCGCGGGGCAGCCGTTGTCTCCCTAATCAATCCATTTACGAACGAATTGTTGAATTTTCCGATTACTCCCGGTCAAGTGGCGAATGTACCGCAAGGCTGGTGGCACTACGAAATTGCGACTGTAGATGATACACACTTACTGGCGATTTTTGATGCACCTGTGCCTGAAGCTATATTTGGTTCAGATATTTTACGCCTCACACCTCCGAGTATACTTGCTCATACGTATTGTCTTGATGAGGCACAAGTCCAGGCAACCTTGGCTCCAATCCAGAAGACCGTATTTATTGGCCCACCCGCAGATTGCGTAGCAGATGTCTCTACCCCTTCCAACCCTGTATGCCAGCCGAACAACCAACCGAACAACCAACCAAACAACCCGCCCCACGTAAATGTCCAGCCTTATGTCCAGTTACAGACTTCTCCTCAGGGAGAGCATTCGTACGGAGATGCTGTGAACCCAGCGTATGAACATCTGCCCCATGCGTCTTATATGTTGCCGACTTCGAACTATACGCCATATACGATGCAACGGCAGTTGATCGGTAACGGTTGGAGGTACTGA
- a CDS encoding leucine-rich repeat domain-containing protein, with protein MTTVSLYTDPRETTYDQIIDELIEKTDRFLIVDRGYAIDDPPKRVAQVLEQLEPYLIEVFTMDEAMVRERFMHNNKIDSHAMYSSGSYYIYSCTPESGQVLKQEATRFGDWLYPSLPDDLCFLKEDGSDYFYTVAHEGMYGMGITEEEASELMERIPGLFFKLQRHEQFDCFLNDAIQHQTDRLNITGYLLSEIPDRIRELTQLKELEVFEQHVSELPPAFFELSALEKLTIMTADLKGIPHEIGKLTQLKELTIYGGSAFHVEPGWKPKPKHEMELSHLPAEIGNLRELVSLSIGYSGIRELPPELENLKKLKWLNITNSLIEGTPDIVSRMHWLEHVSLSGHSLGLSEEALLTEEEIE; from the coding sequence ATGACAACGGTATCCCTATATACCGATCCAAGAGAAACTACATATGATCAAATCATTGATGAATTAATAGAGAAGACCGATCGCTTCTTGATCGTAGATCGAGGGTACGCAATAGATGATCCTCCTAAACGGGTTGCTCAAGTTTTAGAACAATTGGAGCCCTATCTGATCGAAGTTTTCACAATGGATGAGGCCATGGTAAGAGAGCGTTTCATGCACAATAATAAGATAGATAGTCATGCGATGTACTCCAGCGGCAGTTATTACATATATTCATGCACCCCAGAGTCTGGGCAGGTGCTTAAGCAAGAGGCTACTCGATTTGGAGATTGGTTGTATCCGTCATTACCTGATGATCTCTGTTTTCTTAAAGAAGATGGCAGCGATTACTTTTATACCGTAGCACATGAAGGAATGTATGGCATGGGAATTACGGAGGAAGAAGCGAGCGAGTTAATGGAGCGCATTCCCGGCTTATTTTTCAAATTACAAAGGCATGAGCAGTTTGATTGCTTCCTAAATGACGCCATTCAACACCAGACGGATCGTCTAAATATTACCGGCTATCTGTTATCCGAAATTCCAGATCGCATTCGTGAACTCACGCAATTGAAGGAACTCGAAGTTTTTGAACAACATGTGAGTGAGCTGCCCCCGGCTTTCTTCGAACTGAGCGCACTAGAGAAATTAACCATTATGACGGCAGATCTGAAGGGCATCCCGCATGAAATTGGAAAGCTTACTCAGCTCAAGGAGCTTACCATTTATGGTGGCAGTGCATTTCATGTCGAACCTGGATGGAAGCCCAAGCCTAAGCATGAAATGGAGCTAAGTCATTTACCTGCTGAGATTGGTAATCTGAGAGAGTTAGTGAGTTTGAGCATAGGTTATTCAGGTATTCGGGAGCTGCCTCCAGAGCTTGAGAATCTCAAGAAGCTGAAGTGGCTAAATATCACCAATAGTCTAATTGAAGGAACCCCTGACATCGTGTCTCGGATGCACTGGTTAGAACATGTGAGCTTGAGTGGACATTCTCTTGGTCTGAGTGAAGAAGCTCTGCTGACTGAAGAAGAAATAGAGTAA
- a CDS encoding SMI1/KNR4 family protein translates to MKLDVQSRIDGLMDALHQLLDVKVVDEEIKELYQQYKQIDGASKQSLEAFEADFNIKFPADFRAFYERKNGSGYGFHMLYPGDAEEQRSIPFYLMSLDEIRETKQYFCEVDEKLEEFYSEEEIRELDPEIKPFLFHKQWIPFATMAGGSLYIMLDFDPTEKGKYGQIIMYVHDPDFVYYLHESFEELLEASNRNLNVKDEIDY, encoded by the coding sequence TTGAAATTAGACGTACAATCTAGGATCGACGGGTTAATGGATGCTTTGCATCAATTGTTAGATGTTAAAGTGGTGGATGAAGAGATTAAAGAATTGTACCAACAGTATAAACAGATCGATGGTGCCTCCAAGCAGAGTTTGGAGGCATTTGAAGCGGATTTTAATATTAAGTTTCCTGCGGATTTTCGTGCATTTTATGAACGTAAAAATGGCAGTGGTTACGGATTTCATATGTTGTATCCTGGAGATGCAGAGGAACAGCGGAGTATTCCGTTTTATCTAATGTCCTTGGATGAAATTCGTGAGACCAAACAATACTTTTGTGAAGTGGATGAAAAGTTGGAGGAATTTTACTCTGAGGAAGAGATTCGCGAGCTCGACCCTGAGATCAAACCATTTTTATTCCATAAACAATGGATACCCTTTGCAACGATGGCAGGTGGTTCACTGTACATCATGCTGGATTTTGATCCCACAGAGAAGGGCAAGTACGGGCAGATTATTATGTACGTGCATGATCCGGATTTTGTATATTATCTTCACGAATCATTCGAAGAACTGCTTGAAGCTTCCAATCGCAATCTCAATGTGAAGGATGAAATTGATTATTGA
- a CDS encoding SMI1/KNR4 family protein: MYIVSQAMKPVSAEELNHFEEQHNISLPSSYRRWLEQYGEGTYTGWMNIQRPDQDVLAPFVEYDFWIHTEETPISQRQLQECVSIGSSVDGDFLAVHPQVEGLLWLPRHDEHITLWACEGDGAEISELLDRIYCGYYQQDKPLTPHYFEPWNELRHHTFYHLEDGEQGKSLLELAQCCKKEFKWDAVVENEHRCILFMASIGGYLRFNYAYGREVAMFYEETGESEGRDHDLHLFLIAHHCRPIHIGGVEE; this comes from the coding sequence ATGTACATTGTATCTCAAGCAATGAAGCCTGTATCTGCTGAAGAACTGAATCATTTCGAAGAACAACATAACATCTCATTACCTTCATCCTATCGCAGATGGCTTGAGCAATATGGAGAGGGTACTTACACCGGCTGGATGAATATACAGCGGCCCGATCAAGACGTGCTAGCTCCTTTTGTTGAATATGACTTCTGGATTCATACAGAAGAGACACCAATAAGTCAGCGCCAACTGCAGGAATGCGTTAGTATCGGAAGTTCAGTGGATGGAGATTTCTTGGCAGTTCACCCTCAGGTCGAGGGATTGCTTTGGCTTCCGCGTCATGATGAACATATCACGTTGTGGGCTTGTGAGGGTGATGGTGCAGAAATAAGTGAGCTGTTGGATCGTATATACTGTGGTTATTATCAACAAGACAAGCCATTAACCCCGCATTATTTTGAACCATGGAATGAATTACGGCACCATACATTTTATCATCTTGAGGATGGTGAGCAAGGTAAGTCCTTATTGGAATTGGCGCAATGCTGTAAAAAGGAGTTCAAATGGGATGCTGTAGTGGAGAATGAGCATAGATGTATATTATTTATGGCATCTATTGGTGGTTATCTGCGCTTTAATTATGCCTATGGCAGAGAAGTCGCCATGTTCTATGAAGAAACAGGTGAGTCAGAGGGTAGAGACCATGACCTGCATTTGTTCTTAATCGCACATCATTGTCGCCCTATACATATAGGCGGAGTGGAGGAATGA